The following proteins are co-located in the Desulfobacterales bacterium genome:
- a CDS encoding SLC13 family permease has translation MRNFKFTYVIAALLALMLFVPAAFSAHGSGAGHSAEMIKDGATINISGVILDNHSEPIAEAEVTVFANDQEINRVETARHGNYVVRFLLEKDKIESTIIRLDVEKSSFKSQSLQFEGKELAQKGDHLFISEDITMQRVLGPAFWISTLVFILAYALITFEVLHRTVAAMLGASLMLVISYTIGTVNPEYHIFSFERAISSIDMNVIFLLMGMMIIVGILKNTGVFQWCAYISYKLAKGKVFVLAIYLMIFTAIASAFLDNVTTMLLLTGVAIEICTSLSINPLSMLIPLVLASNVGGTATLIGDPPNIMIGSFAGLTFMHFVVALGMICVLSTVALIVYTKMVWGKDYDSAKVDNVSKYIEQLKEKYKIKDPSLLRYGLAVLLFVVFLFLSHGYWHMEVSIAALMGAAVLLTIALATKKVHLIELIEKDIEWPTLMFFIFLFILVGAVESSGLLALIADWILKLSQGNFIIACSLILWVAAVLSAFVDNIPFTATMLPIVAYLSQVIPGAENTLWWALALGACFGGNGTMIGASANVVTMGIAESKGYKISFIGFLKVAFPYMVISVIIAHVWLLLVRPV, from the coding sequence ATGAGAAATTTTAAATTCACGTATGTTATAGCGGCTTTGCTGGCGCTGATGCTGTTTGTGCCCGCAGCGTTTTCCGCTCATGGTTCAGGAGCCGGTCATTCTGCGGAGATGATAAAGGATGGGGCGACCATTAATATTTCCGGAGTGATCCTTGATAACCATTCGGAACCGATCGCAGAGGCGGAGGTAACTGTTTTTGCAAACGATCAGGAGATCAACCGGGTTGAAACGGCTCGTCACGGCAATTATGTCGTACGGTTTCTGCTTGAAAAAGATAAAATCGAATCGACGATTATCCGCCTGGATGTTGAAAAGAGCAGTTTTAAATCCCAGAGCCTGCAATTTGAGGGAAAGGAACTCGCCCAGAAGGGTGACCATCTGTTCATCAGTGAAGATATCACGATGCAGCGGGTGCTTGGCCCAGCTTTCTGGATATCCACCCTGGTATTTATTCTGGCCTATGCGCTGATCACCTTTGAGGTGCTGCACCGGACAGTCGCCGCCATGCTGGGCGCCAGTCTGATGCTGGTCATTTCCTACACCATCGGAACGGTCAATCCGGAATATCATATTTTCTCCTTTGAACGGGCTATTTCTTCTATCGACATGAACGTTATCTTCCTTCTGATGGGAATGATGATCATTGTCGGCATCCTGAAGAATACAGGGGTGTTCCAGTGGTGCGCGTATATCTCCTACAAGCTGGCGAAAGGTAAAGTGTTTGTCCTTGCCATTTACCTGATGATCTTTACCGCCATAGCCTCGGCGTTTCTGGATAACGTTACCACGATGCTTCTGCTGACCGGGGTTGCCATTGAAATCTGTACCTCTTTGTCCATCAATCCGCTGTCCATGCTGATTCCTCTGGTTCTGGCCTCCAATGTCGGCGGAACCGCCACCCTGATCGGTGATCCGCCCAACATCATGATCGGTTCGTTTGCCGGTCTGACATTCATGCATTTTGTCGTTGCCCTGGGCATGATTTGTGTGCTCAGCACGGTGGCCCTGATTGTCTATACAAAAATGGTGTGGGGGAAAGACTATGATTCTGCCAAGGTCGATAACGTTTCGAAATATATCGAGCAGCTGAAAGAAAAATATAAAATCAAGGATCCGTCACTTCTCAGATACGGTCTGGCAGTCCTGTTGTTTGTTGTATTCCTGTTCCTCAGCCACGGGTACTGGCATATGGAAGTCAGTATCGCTGCCCTGATGGGCGCTGCTGTGCTTCTGACCATCGCGTTGGCTACAAAAAAAGTCCATCTCATTGAACTGATTGAAAAAGATATTGAATGGCCGACCCTGATGTTTTTTATTTTCCTGTTTATCCTTGTCGGTGCGGTGGAGTCCAGCGGACTTCTGGCATTGATCGCCGACTGGATTCTGAAACTGTCACAGGGTAACTTTATCATTGCCTGTAGCCTGATCCTGTGGGTAGCTGCTGTTTTGTCTGCGTTTGTCGACAACATTCCGTTTACCGCCACCATGCTGCCGATCGTGGCCTACCTGAGCCAGGTCATCCCGGGAGCTGAAAATACCCTGTGGTGGGCATTGGCGCTGGGCGCCTGCTTTGGTGGAAACGGAACCATGATCGGTGCATCGGCCAACGTCGTCACCATGGGAATCGCGGAATCCAAGGGCTATAAGATCAGTTTTATCGGATTTTTGAAAGTTGCGTTCCCCTACATGGTCATCAGCGTGATCATCGCCCATGTCTGGCTGCTGCTTGTCAGACCGGTCTGA
- a CDS encoding methyl-accepting chemotaxis protein, producing MVKQVKKKTIGKMIGSGFAIILMLMLVVGLTSYWGLTQVMNVQELYQETNRLTENFITAQVEVSDYLLNNFDEGRSLQAAARERASRWLKQSRELVRKIQGHQLLVDAGRKEPDILLKKLKSYEGAFDEYCNIESRKMDMEKIIVKQAMDLRTCIDAGEIWLDQMQNGVGKMEVVLGGYMNRNSDNRWKQVNIGFSEFQAAYDEWFAKINNSDKLRAKAELIESGFVKYRGSILKHHEAVVNQANVYKQMLDDNAMIMKAKEALAGFAVEKMKAVKKISLTVMWGLLIASLLIGIVYALVNTRRVVGRLTRVILGIRTGAEQVAAGSGQVSSTSQSLAEASSEQAASLEETSSVLEEMAAMIRQNAENAGQADSLAKGSNKIADKANKNIRQLTISMDEISTASHDTSKIVKTIDEIAFQTNLLALNAAVEAARSGEAGAGFAVVAGEVRNLAIRSAEAAKNTEELIDSTIKKVEQGAILVKATNDAFSEVVDSAARVGVLVSEIAVASQEQSRGIEQINTTVSEIDKVTQQNAASAEESASASEEMSAQAEQMKDYVSELADLVGARGVESGRQFGGDGGKTSQKAVFQGRQTAGKQLAEKKTEALSPEQIFPLDEADF from the coding sequence ATGGTTAAACAGGTTAAAAAAAAGACAATTGGAAAGATGATCGGTTCGGGTTTTGCGATAATTCTGATGCTCATGCTGGTCGTTGGGCTGACCTCTTACTGGGGTCTGACTCAGGTGATGAATGTCCAGGAACTTTATCAGGAAACCAATCGTCTGACGGAAAATTTCATTACTGCGCAAGTGGAGGTTTCGGACTATCTGCTCAACAATTTTGATGAGGGCCGGTCGTTGCAGGCCGCTGCCAGGGAGCGGGCGAGCCGGTGGCTCAAGCAGAGTCGGGAGCTGGTCCGGAAGATTCAGGGGCATCAGCTGCTGGTAGATGCCGGGAGAAAAGAGCCGGACATACTCCTGAAAAAGCTGAAAAGCTATGAGGGCGCTTTCGATGAATACTGTAACATCGAAAGCCGGAAAATGGATATGGAAAAAATCATTGTCAAGCAGGCCATGGATCTTAGAACGTGTATCGACGCCGGAGAAATATGGCTCGATCAGATGCAGAACGGTGTCGGGAAAATGGAGGTCGTTCTTGGCGGGTATATGAACCGGAATTCCGACAATCGCTGGAAACAGGTCAATATCGGATTTTCCGAATTTCAGGCTGCATACGATGAATGGTTCGCTAAAATCAATAACAGCGATAAGCTACGGGCGAAGGCGGAATTGATCGAAAGCGGGTTTGTCAAATACCGGGGGAGTATCCTGAAACACCACGAAGCGGTAGTAAATCAGGCCAATGTTTACAAACAGATGCTTGATGATAACGCGATGATAATGAAAGCAAAAGAGGCTCTGGCCGGATTCGCGGTTGAAAAGATGAAAGCGGTTAAGAAAATTTCGCTTACGGTCATGTGGGGGCTCCTGATTGCATCCCTGCTCATAGGAATTGTCTATGCGCTGGTTAACACCCGGAGGGTTGTGGGACGGCTGACACGGGTTATCCTTGGAATCCGTACCGGTGCTGAACAGGTAGCCGCCGGATCGGGTCAGGTGTCATCCACGAGTCAGTCGCTTGCCGAGGCATCCTCCGAGCAGGCGGCCTCACTTGAAGAGACTTCCTCGGTTCTGGAAGAGATGGCCGCAATGATCCGGCAAAATGCCGAAAATGCGGGCCAGGCTGATTCACTTGCCAAGGGATCCAATAAAATTGCGGACAAAGCCAATAAAAATATACGGCAGCTGACCATCTCCATGGATGAGATCTCAACGGCCAGTCATGACACATCCAAAATTGTCAAGACGATTGACGAAATCGCTTTTCAGACCAACCTTCTGGCACTGAACGCTGCGGTGGAGGCTGCAAGGTCCGGCGAGGCGGGCGCCGGGTTTGCGGTGGTGGCGGGAGAGGTGCGGAACCTGGCCATACGATCCGCAGAAGCCGCAAAAAATACTGAGGAACTGATCGACAGTACGATAAAAAAGGTCGAACAGGGGGCTATCCTGGTCAAGGCTACCAATGACGCTTTCTCTGAGGTGGTCGACAGCGCAGCCAGGGTCGGTGTGCTGGTGAGTGAAATAGCGGTCGCTTCCCAGGAACAGTCCCGGGGCATTGAACAGATCAATACCACCGTTTCCGAGATCGACAAGGTAACCCAGCAGAATGCCGCCAGCGCGGAAGAATCCGCGTCCGCTTCTGAAGAAATGAGCGCCCAGGCAGAACAGATGAAGGACTATGTGAGCGAATTGGCCGATCTGGTGGGTGCCAGGGGCGTTGAATCCGGGCGGCAATTCGGTGGCGATGGGGGCAAAACCAGTCAAAAGGCAGTTTTTCAGGGCCGTCAGACAGCCGGAAAGCAGCTGGCGGAGAAAAAAACGGAAGCCCTGAGTCCCGAGCAGATATTTCCGCTGGATGAAGCTGATTTTTAA
- the cas3 gene encoding CRISPR-associated helicase Cas3': MDFYADGNKVQKLMTHIDGVRNNAFLFSKEFGCEAWGALLGDWHDLGKFMETFQRYMLEGGQRIEHAVVGGRYATDQFDDSLRKLALQLTITCHHTGLQNSEALKRRLVGATQLVRDAIKNTPSDLLDRKLPEWPEWLIPPNVSAEENKINEWKRSLEFWIRMLHSCLVDADWLDAEKRDPDTPKRPEFPSIEELRNKLDAYIDAKVSNAAKNNWTLVNAQRKSVLDACRESAIANTGFFSLTVPTGGGKTLSGMSFALNHAVENKMKRVIVVIPYTSIIEQNASVYAEVFGRENVIEHHSNLDPEKDTERNQLAAENWDAPVIVTTNVQFFESLYANKNSRLRKLHNISRSVIVLDEVQSLPPGLLYPILDAMRELREHYGCSIVLSTATQPALKKRKSFMRGLDEVKEIIPNVMKLSRDLARVNIEWETGNAVAYPDISERILKENMQRVLVVTHKRKDARVLAGLLPEETYHLSASMCPSHRKDILKKVTELLKNESSTVRLVSTQLIEAGVDIDFPVVFRALAGLDSISQTAGRCNREGNDVNGGRLIVFRAPTEPPAGVLRLGKGIMESLLNSSESDGVLRGDDGSLDLTSPAIYDTYFRLFYSGVQLDGAGVQNARASLDFPEVAKRFRMIDSATYPVVVPYKDAYNKLEIVRAKFKPSRDDFRSLQPFIVQIYSQEFQALNNVGALGSIHEKAFWYLSPPYERLYDERFGLDVSEGNLFPDYSKFNV; the protein is encoded by the coding sequence ATGGATTTTTATGCTGATGGGAACAAGGTTCAGAAGCTGATGACGCATATTGATGGTGTTAGGAATAACGCATTTTTATTTTCCAAAGAATTTGGGTGTGAAGCGTGGGGCGCATTATTAGGTGATTGGCATGACTTGGGAAAGTTCATGGAGACTTTTCAGAGATATATGCTTGAAGGTGGACAACGTATTGAGCATGCCGTTGTAGGCGGACGATACGCAACAGATCAATTTGATGACTCTCTTCGTAAATTGGCCTTACAGCTTACAATTACTTGTCATCATACCGGATTGCAAAATAGCGAAGCGCTTAAAAGACGATTAGTCGGTGCGACACAACTGGTACGCGACGCCATCAAAAATACTCCGAGTGATTTGTTGGATAGAAAACTTCCTGAGTGGCCCGAGTGGCTGATTCCGCCAAATGTTAGCGCTGAAGAAAACAAAATAAATGAGTGGAAAAGAAGCTTGGAATTTTGGATACGAATGCTTCATTCCTGCCTGGTTGATGCTGATTGGCTTGATGCTGAAAAGCGAGATCCGGATACACCGAAAAGACCGGAGTTTCCTTCGATTGAGGAGCTTAGAAATAAACTGGATGCATATATTGATGCAAAAGTTTCTAACGCTGCAAAAAATAATTGGACACTCGTCAATGCTCAAAGAAAAAGTGTGCTTGATGCTTGTCGAGAGTCTGCAATTGCCAACACCGGATTCTTTTCATTAACGGTTCCTACGGGTGGCGGAAAAACACTTTCCGGGATGTCCTTTGCTTTAAATCATGCTGTAGAAAATAAGATGAAACGTGTGATTGTTGTGATCCCGTATACAAGCATTATCGAACAAAATGCATCCGTTTACGCAGAAGTTTTTGGACGCGAAAACGTAATTGAGCATCATTCAAATCTTGATCCTGAAAAAGACACGGAAAGAAATCAACTCGCAGCAGAGAATTGGGATGCACCTGTCATCGTCACAACGAATGTTCAATTTTTTGAATCGTTGTACGCAAACAAAAATTCCAGACTTCGGAAACTTCATAACATTTCCAGAAGCGTTATTGTTTTGGACGAAGTGCAATCGTTGCCTCCGGGGTTGTTGTATCCGATATTGGATGCAATGCGGGAATTGAGAGAACATTACGGGTGTTCAATTGTTCTTTCGACGGCGACTCAGCCAGCCTTGAAGAAGCGCAAATCATTTATGCGCGGGTTGGATGAGGTGAAAGAAATTATTCCGAACGTAATGAAGCTGTCGCGAGATTTAGCTCGTGTGAACATTGAATGGGAAACAGGCAACGCAGTAGCATATCCAGATATTTCGGAACGTATCCTAAAAGAAAATATGCAACGTGTTTTGGTGGTCACACATAAGCGTAAAGATGCCCGAGTGCTTGCTGGTTTGTTGCCCGAGGAGACTTATCATCTTTCAGCATCCATGTGCCCTTCGCACCGAAAAGATATTCTTAAAAAAGTAACAGAGTTGCTGAAAAATGAATCGTCAACTGTTCGGTTAGTAAGTACCCAATTAATCGAGGCGGGGGTAGATATTGATTTCCCTGTCGTTTTCAGGGCCTTGGCCGGTCTGGACAGTATTTCACAGACGGCAGGGCGTTGTAACCGCGAAGGCAACGATGTTAATGGAGGTCGCCTAATTGTCTTTCGCGCACCAACAGAACCTCCGGCTGGAGTTTTGCGCTTGGGAAAGGGCATTATGGAAAGTTTGCTTAATTCCAGTGAATCTGACGGCGTTTTGCGGGGCGATGATGGTTCGTTGGATTTAACGTCCCCCGCTATTTATGATACATATTTTCGCTTGTTTTATTCTGGTGTTCAACTGGATGGGGCAGGGGTTCAAAATGCCCGCGCAAGTCTGGATTTTCCTGAAGTCGCAAAGCGTTTCCGTATGATTGACAGCGCTACATATCCCGTCGTTGTTCCTTACAAAGATGCATATAACAAACTGGAGATTGTCCGGGCTAAATTCAAACCATCGAGGGATGACTTCAGATCACTTCAACCATTTATTGTTCAAATATATTCTCAAGAGTTTCAGGCTCTGAATAACGTAGGCGCACTTGGATCTATACATGAGAAAGCGTTCTGGTATTTATCGCCACCATATGAACGGCTTTATGATGAACGATTTGGGTTGGATGTGTCTGAAGGAAATCTTTTTCCTGATTATTCAAAATTCAATGTTTAA
- the cas5c gene encoding type I-C CRISPR-associated protein Cas5c encodes MKKKRGPTLSLRAKGPLAIFTRPELKTERVSYEVPTPSAVRGIFEAICWKPAIQWHVERIYVFNEICFNAIKRNELNSKSIMPSGRMMDCGMREFTHGIYGINVEPDRAQRNTVALRNVDYQFEAFFTLTDKAGPEDNIFKFIDMFSRRLEKGQHFHQPYFGCRECIAEIHPPIGSPKGRSIPVSKELGLMLWDVEFGGVEARQNTPLFFNAKLENGKMEIPLYPIGREEAS; translated from the coding sequence ATGAAAAAAAAGAGAGGCCCGACATTGAGCCTTCGGGCAAAAGGGCCGCTTGCCATATTTACGCGGCCTGAACTCAAAACAGAACGGGTGAGTTATGAGGTTCCAACCCCTTCAGCTGTTCGCGGAATATTTGAAGCGATTTGCTGGAAGCCAGCCATTCAGTGGCATGTGGAGCGGATCTATGTGTTCAATGAAATATGCTTTAATGCGATCAAGCGGAATGAACTAAATAGTAAAAGTATAATGCCTTCAGGACGGATGATGGATTGTGGCATGAGAGAATTTACACACGGGATATATGGAATAAATGTAGAGCCTGACAGGGCGCAGCGAAATACGGTGGCTTTACGGAATGTAGACTATCAGTTCGAGGCCTTTTTCACGCTTACGGACAAAGCTGGGCCGGAGGACAATATCTTCAAATTTATCGACATGTTTTCGCGTCGTTTGGAAAAAGGCCAGCATTTCCACCAGCCCTATTTCGGATGCAGGGAGTGTATTGCTGAAATTCATCCTCCCATAGGAAGCCCAAAAGGGCGGTCAATCCCTGTATCGAAAGAACTCGGTTTAATGCTTTGGGATGTTGAGTTCGGAGGTGTGGAGGCCCGACAAAACACGCCCCTTTTCTTCAATGCAAAATTGGAAAATGGAAAAATGGAAATTCCATTGTATCCAATCGGTCGAGAGGAGGCATCATAA
- the cas8c gene encoding type I-C CRISPR-associated protein Cas8c/Csd1, whose product MILKALYDLAQREELVPDPDFESKPVSWVIRVDDGGKLLGIEPLKQAEQLPEGSKKKPKMLGIPMFVPYQGSRTSGDRAFFFVDKSEYTLGLDPKANREADKLYTRLKMFYDQIEQCQKATKNSAVDAVTLFLGSLLKKVSSDFLVDDFDGFVFKKEFKNEYKLIQEVFEKNGIDCNDLATATPERLKDASNELLSISNLTELITENKNLSEAQSGTADDATRRINKITIAKVYPQKSLKTILPDGCLTNDLFAFSYSLDDCRVHELEGIKRYWKGVCSKTGKDEGNGKVCLITGRKSLVAYKIPLLKNVPGGSTSGISLVSYNSSAFESYGWKEKTNSAVANAAISSEGALFSMTALNRLLHPNYPDPQDTNQTLSKQNVHLSSDTVVCYWTRNKSELSDSFGLAIEVDEEKVEAKPAQVAEMYKSLWKGIPYKLDKPDEFYSLVLSGGQGRAMVRDWIESNTQHVVDSLAQYFADLRIERCCPAPKRGRHSESFSLPLLLESLADPKDRRKEGIPSAIGAQFYRASIDKKLLFPQPAFSRAILRYRAELGKEKDENKGWFVKNWNDSRAAIIKAYLNRKCRKELKQEEVLEKMNPTCTDKGYLLGQLMSVLEKLQTEALGSVNASIIDRYFSGASASPKSVFGSLLRNARHHARKAKDESKNKGQIFNLERLIDQICSQFDVSLKKTEEPKAVYENGFPAYLSQEQQGMFVLGYHQMRKWLWMTREERDIWNGEYPDAARAYLWAKKENDLGNSTEEKGENQ is encoded by the coding sequence ATGATATTGAAAGCGCTTTATGATTTAGCACAACGGGAAGAGCTTGTGCCTGATCCTGATTTTGAAAGCAAGCCAGTCTCTTGGGTGATTCGAGTGGATGATGGCGGTAAGCTTTTGGGTATTGAACCGTTGAAACAAGCGGAACAGCTTCCCGAAGGGTCAAAAAAGAAACCAAAGATGTTGGGAATACCGATGTTTGTTCCTTATCAAGGGTCTCGTACTTCGGGCGACCGCGCTTTTTTCTTTGTTGATAAATCCGAATACACGTTAGGGCTTGATCCAAAAGCCAACCGCGAAGCCGATAAATTATATACTCGATTAAAGATGTTTTATGATCAAATAGAACAGTGTCAGAAGGCAACAAAAAATTCTGCGGTGGATGCCGTTACCCTATTTTTGGGTTCTCTTCTGAAAAAAGTTTCCTCTGACTTTTTAGTGGATGATTTTGACGGTTTCGTATTTAAAAAAGAATTCAAGAATGAATACAAATTGATTCAAGAAGTCTTTGAAAAGAATGGCATTGATTGCAATGATCTCGCAACGGCAACACCAGAACGACTTAAAGACGCGTCTAATGAACTTCTCAGCATTTCCAATCTCACAGAACTTATCACTGAGAATAAGAATCTTTCTGAGGCACAATCAGGAACAGCGGATGACGCTACAAGGCGGATAAACAAGATAACAATAGCTAAAGTTTACCCACAAAAAAGTCTGAAGACCATACTGCCTGATGGTTGTTTGACGAATGATTTATTCGCCTTTTCTTATTCGCTTGATGATTGCCGAGTTCACGAGTTGGAAGGAATTAAGAGATATTGGAAAGGGGTATGTTCTAAAACCGGCAAAGATGAGGGGAATGGGAAAGTTTGTTTAATCACAGGGCGCAAATCACTTGTGGCCTACAAAATACCATTATTGAAAAATGTGCCAGGAGGGAGCACCAGTGGGATTTCTCTCGTTTCATACAATTCTTCTGCTTTTGAAAGTTATGGATGGAAGGAAAAAACAAATTCGGCGGTTGCCAATGCTGCAATTTCTTCAGAGGGTGCACTTTTCTCCATGACAGCCCTGAACCGTCTTTTGCATCCTAATTACCCCGACCCGCAAGATACGAATCAGACCTTATCGAAGCAAAATGTGCATTTAAGCTCAGATACTGTGGTTTGTTATTGGACGCGGAACAAAAGCGAGTTGTCCGATTCCTTTGGTTTGGCCATTGAGGTGGATGAAGAAAAGGTAGAGGCGAAACCGGCGCAAGTTGCGGAGATGTATAAAAGCCTTTGGAAAGGCATCCCCTATAAATTGGACAAACCAGATGAATTCTACTCCTTGGTTCTATCTGGTGGCCAGGGACGGGCGATGGTAAGGGATTGGATAGAGTCGAACACACAACATGTAGTGGATAGCCTGGCACAATACTTTGCAGACTTGCGAATTGAGCGTTGTTGTCCTGCACCTAAAAGAGGAAGACATTCTGAAAGCTTTTCGCTGCCTTTATTGCTTGAGTCGCTTGCTGATCCAAAAGACCGCCGGAAAGAAGGCATTCCTTCTGCTATCGGCGCACAGTTCTACCGGGCATCAATTGACAAAAAACTATTGTTTCCACAACCGGCATTTAGCCGGGCAATTTTGCGTTATAGAGCTGAATTAGGGAAGGAGAAGGACGAGAACAAGGGCTGGTTTGTAAAGAATTGGAACGATTCCCGAGCGGCCATTATTAAAGCGTATCTAAATCGGAAATGCAGGAAAGAATTAAAACAAGAGGAGGTGTTAGAAAAAATGAATCCAACCTGTACAGATAAGGGGTATTTGCTCGGACAACTTATGTCCGTATTGGAAAAACTACAGACTGAGGCCCTGGGTAGCGTTAATGCGAGTATCATCGATCGTTATTTTTCTGGAGCCTCTGCATCTCCTAAAAGCGTATTTGGAAGTCTACTTAGAAACGCACGACATCATGCACGAAAGGCTAAAGACGAATCAAAAAACAAAGGACAAATATTTAATTTGGAACGATTAATTGACCAAATTTGCAGCCAGTTTGATGTTTCTTTGAAAAAAACAGAAGAGCCAAAAGCCGTTTATGAGAATGGATTTCCTGCATATCTTTCTCAAGAGCAACAGGGAATGTTTGTTTTGGGATACCATCAAATGCGCAAATGGTTGTGGATGACACGCGAAGAACGGGATATCTGGAATGGCGAATATCCCGATGCTGCCCGTGCATATTTGTGGGCGAAAAAGGAAAACGATTTAGGAAATTCAACTGAAGAAAAAGGAGAAAACCAATGA
- the cas7c gene encoding type I-C CRISPR-associated protein Cas7/Csd2 has protein sequence MSNAIKNRYEFVYLFDVKNGNPNGDPDAGNAPRQDYETGKGLVTDVCLKRKIRNYVDITKNNQAPYEIHVREGAFLSEHHKRAHLAIENETIQMIVPDDLVDEFKTFEAYPDGIAFSDEGERPCLVLSLSELEETEKKVKALKEKIKKEDAKNTKLPSPAAKAKLRELFIDSKQKKAAQWMCKNFFDVRTFGAVMSTGDMRCGQIRGPVQFGFAESIDSIVGKEIPMSRTAAVSVDDPDQKGLGARKSIVPYGLYRVHGYVSAHLANQTSFSEDDLQLLWSALMNMFDQDPAAARTGMHAQKLIVFKHIGTGADEKQKIEQAKLGCAPAHKLFELVNLELINKDKPPRSFADYTKIDVADIKTKVKVLGVEANEML, from the coding sequence ATGAGTAACGCTATCAAAAATCGCTATGAGTTTGTTTATCTGTTTGATGTAAAAAACGGAAATCCAAATGGGGACCCAGATGCCGGGAACGCTCCTCGTCAGGACTATGAAACCGGAAAAGGATTAGTTACGGATGTTTGCCTGAAACGGAAGATTAGAAACTATGTTGATATCACAAAAAACAACCAGGCTCCTTATGAGATTCATGTGAGAGAAGGAGCTTTTCTTTCCGAGCATCATAAACGCGCACATTTGGCGATTGAAAATGAAACGATCCAGATGATTGTTCCCGATGATTTGGTAGATGAGTTTAAAACCTTTGAAGCATACCCTGATGGAATCGCTTTTTCTGATGAAGGCGAGCGACCATGCTTGGTCTTGTCTCTATCTGAACTGGAAGAAACAGAGAAAAAGGTGAAAGCCCTGAAAGAGAAAATCAAAAAGGAAGATGCCAAGAACACGAAGCTGCCATCGCCCGCCGCAAAAGCAAAGCTCCGTGAACTGTTTATTGATTCAAAGCAGAAAAAAGCGGCTCAGTGGATGTGCAAAAACTTTTTTGATGTGCGTACGTTTGGAGCAGTTATGTCCACTGGCGATATGCGATGTGGACAGATTAGAGGACCCGTCCAATTTGGATTTGCGGAAAGTATTGATTCAATTGTGGGTAAGGAAATACCCATGTCGCGGACTGCTGCGGTAAGTGTAGATGACCCTGATCAAAAAGGGTTGGGTGCTCGAAAATCAATAGTTCCTTATGGATTGTATCGGGTTCATGGATATGTTTCTGCACATCTGGCAAATCAAACTTCCTTTTCAGAGGATGATTTACAGCTGTTGTGGTCAGCCTTGATGAATATGTTTGACCAAGATCCCGCTGCTGCTCGAACCGGAATGCACGCTCAAAAATTGATCGTGTTTAAACATATTGGAACCGGTGCAGATGAAAAGCAAAAAATTGAACAAGCAAAATTAGGATGTGCACCTGCGCATAAATTATTTGAATTGGTAAATCTTGAATTGATCAATAAAGACAAGCCCCCACGTTCTTTTGCTGATTATACAAAGATTGACGTTGCGGATATAAAAACTAAGGTAAAAGTCTTAGGCGTTGAAGCAAATGAAATGCTGTAA
- the cas4 gene encoding CRISPR-associated protein Cas4 codes for MYTEDDLLPISALQHLIFCERQCALIHIEQAWAENLFTAEGRVMHEHVHAENRESRGRIRIEHGMPLRSLRLGLIGKADVVEFHRQADGSWQPFPVEYKRGKPKKDNSDKVQLCAQALCLEEMLNTEVPEGALFYGKNRRRTDVVLDDTLRKLTEETAMRLHGLIASGHTPGAVYAKKCDSCSLAGMCLPKTAGKGKSVKRYLSGVVREL; via the coding sequence ATGTACACCGAAGACGATCTTCTTCCAATCTCTGCTTTGCAGCATCTTATTTTCTGCGAGCGGCAGTGTGCCCTGATCCATATTGAGCAGGCATGGGCGGAGAATCTGTTTACTGCGGAAGGCAGGGTCATGCACGAGCATGTTCACGCGGAGAATCGGGAATCGAGGGGCAGGATTCGTATCGAGCATGGCATGCCTCTTCGCTCATTGCGGCTGGGGCTGATCGGGAAGGCGGATGTGGTCGAATTCCACCGCCAGGCGGATGGCTCTTGGCAACCCTTTCCCGTGGAATACAAACGGGGCAAGCCGAAGAAGGATAACAGTGATAAGGTTCAGCTTTGTGCCCAAGCACTCTGTCTTGAAGAGATGCTGAACACCGAGGTGCCCGAGGGCGCGCTTTTTTATGGAAAAAATCGCCGCCGGACGGATGTTGTTTTAGACGACACACTGAGGAAATTGACGGAAGAAACAGCGATGCGTCTGCACGGGCTAATTGCATCCGGGCATACACCAGGCGCGGTCTACGCAAAGAAGTGTGACTCTTGTTCGCTGGCCGGTATGTGCCTGCCCAAAACAGCCGGTAAGGGAAAATCTGTGAAACGGTATTTGTCAGGAGTGGTGAGGGAATTATGA